The following proteins are encoded in a genomic region of Brachypodium distachyon strain Bd21 chromosome 1, Brachypodium_distachyon_v3.0, whole genome shotgun sequence:
- the LOC100843607 gene encoding uncharacterized protein LOC100843607 → MAVVSSPSSPALAPEKTSNWLRRGNKKLIGRYLGEARAALAAAMEAGDGGGGDDAAAAALGLAAAALELSPRMEAALELRARALLALRRYRDVADMLRDFIPSCAAAADAMTSSSSSSSSGGDCSTGLLLSPGFVSGAGSRFLCCFDIKRRLFLCSRGSSSNGETEWRYLVLGQACFHLGLMEDAAALLQTGRRLASAAFRRQSVSWSDDTFSPNSGSNTKPPTSSSPPPAPDDDAATHLLAHVKLLLRRRAAGMAALDAGLPAEAARHFSKILGSGGGGAPKLPHSFAAACLVSRAAAFSGAGKAADAIADCNRALALDPAYIPALRARADLLESVNAVAEALRDMDHLKLLYDAALRDGKLPGPPWRPQGGVRHGEIAVAHRALVARIRRLRGKLAAGEAGDVDYYLLLGLRRPEAGKKENLRPEVVRRAFVVMSMRMKPEEQWRRTASFAERVELVDEFRDMDAVRDQARMSGMFLYRMVQKGYAHVMAAVVAAADEEEEERRRRVMDAAAAAVVTELSAAAAGREEEEATEVVMTEVEEDDDVSSGNVEKGLPEMETRAMAVAAPAPETRVMTAAPAVMSPVFQQQGAFCRDMAVVGTLLSRGGGMEAMSC, encoded by the exons ATGGCGGTGGTCTCGtcgccttcgtctccggctctGGCCCCGGAGAAGACCAGCAACTGGCTCCGCCGCGGCAACAAGAAG CTGATCGGCAGGTAcctcggcgaggcgcgggctGCTCTGGCCGCGGCCATGGAAgccggtgacggcggcgggggagacgacgcagcggcggcggcgctcgggctggcggcggcggcgctggagctGTCGCCGCgcatggaggcggcgctggagcTCCGCGCGCGGGCCCTGCTCGCGCTCCGGAGGTACCGCGACGTCGCCGACATGCTCCGCGACTTCATCCccagctgcgccgccgccgccgacgccatgacatcctcctcgtcctcttcctcctccggcggcgacTGCAGCACCGGGCTTCTTCTCTCCCCGggcttcgtctccggcgccggcagccgctTCCTTTGCTGcttcgacatcaagcgccgcTTATTCCTCTGTTCCAGGGGCAGCAGCTCTAATGGCGAGACGGAGTGGAGGTACCTGGTGCTGGGCCAGGCCTGCTTCCACCTGGGCCTAATGGAGGACGCGGCAGCCCTGCTCCAGacgggccgccgcctcgcctccgccgccttccgccgccAGAGCGTCTCCTGGTCCGACGACACCTTCTCCCCCAACTCCGGCAGCAACACCAAACCACCAACATCGTCTTCTCCACCTCCGGCGCCAGATGACGACGCCGCGACCCATCTGCTAGCGCACGtgaagctcctcctccgccgtcgaGCGGCAGGAATGGCGGCCCTCGACGCCGGCCTCCCAGCCGAGGCGGCGCGCCATTTCTCCAAAAtcctcggctccggcggcggcggggccccGAAGCTGCCGCACtcgttcgccgccgcctgcctggTGTCCCGGGCCGCggccttctccggcgccgggaAGGCGGCCGACGCCATCGCCGACTGCAACCGGGCTCTGGCCCTCGACCCGGCCTACATCCCGGCGCTCAGAGCCCGCGCGGACCTCCTCGAATCCGTCAACGCCGTCGCCGAGGCGCTCCGCGACATGGACCACCTGAAGCTCCTATACGACGCCGCCCTCCGCGACGGCAAGCTCCCCGGCCCTCCCTGGAGACCCCAAGGCGGCGTCCGCCATGGCGAGATCGCCGTGGCTCACCGAGCCCTCGTGGCCCGCATCCGGCGGCTCCGGGGGAAGCTGGCCGCGGGCGAGGCTGGGGATGTGGATTATTACTTGCTGCTCGGgttgcggcggccggaggcggggaagaaggagaaTCTGCGGCCGGAGGTGGTGAGAAGGGCGTTTGTGGTGATGTCGATGAGGATGAAGCCCGAGGAGCAatggcggcggacggcgtcGTTCGCGGAGCGGGTGGAGCTCGTGGATGAGTTCCGGGACATGGATGCCGTGAGGGATCAGGCGAGGATGTCGGGGATGTTTCTGTACAGGATGGTTCAGAAGGGGTACGCGCATGTCATGGCCGCCGTCGTGGCCGCGGcggacgaagaggaagaggagaggcggcggcgggtcatggacgctgccgccgccgctgttgtTACAGAATTGTCGGCTGCGGCAGCCGgtcgcgaggaagaagaagcgacCGAGGTTGTGATGACCGAGGTTGAAGAAGACGATGACGTCAGCAGCGGGAATGTTGAGAAGGGCTTGCCGGAGATGGAGACGAGGGCGatggccgtggcggcgccggcgccggagacgagggtgatgacggcggcgccggcggtgatgAGTCCTGTTTTTCAGCAGCAAGGCGCGTTCTGCCGCGACATGGCGGTGGTCGGGACGCTGCTGTCGCGGGGCGGCGGGATGGAGGCCATGAGCTGCTGA
- the LOC100843914 gene encoding serine/threonine-protein kinase TIO, with translation MGVDDYHVVELVGEGSFGKVYKGRRKYSRQTVAMKFILKHGKTDKDIHNLRQEIEILRKLKHENIIEMIDAFETPQEFCVVTEFAQGELFEVLEDDKCLPEEQVQAIAKQLVKALYYLHSNRIIHRDMKPQNILIGKGSIVKLCDFGFARAMSANTVVLRSIKGTPLYMAPELVREQPYNHTADLWSLGVILYELFVGQPPFYTNSVYALIRHIVKDPVKYPDNMSANFKSFLKGLLNKLPQNRLTWPALLEHPFVKDDSVEFLADTQSTPFEVKKSEAPRKADEIQTTKNQPCATEPPSRNTVNNGENDYDKQKGNKKGGPMPATEGHHGSSPAAISDTPSECTALDKLEKTSQTASGASSIIADREALSTVLSPIKIWLSNPSTPPRELNIDGANQSLRIVKNLIEAGSYHSCAAIDDIICIFLEFTSLIIKTKLSEAYSLVVKCLAIARKLLDTSEALVLSSYGRHWSSLYDLYSQILVSTVDPSGRISRESTACLALMLSRVISVLKTSISSEGPNPVEESLANIIDHARKSQLLELLCECLIASGSDIISGSTNMVPAACEACKAIWYLAHAVDIVSLGANHFSFPLASSWRKGHSKSDGKMQEQDSLPDSNSTSLINIFVKSFLASRQMQVAVYHCLHNGLESAIHASLQLISRACLLNPSFCAIVCTPLNSSLDVNEVEYGGDGTIVSDMFSLLSLCGSYLNKESKQSNQKCKLSNPHALVVHCCLALATIAACLKSEGKSSASIILTSSHKKQRSRLSVLAHLSSVDDTVKSCLQPHCASATLALSTIISLENGGQTRSSLCETALALFPRMATVHTLLKLWLSDGSEELCRYNAGLLNLFGLRDGSIGLLETRLKWGGPLAIEQACSVGIPQLLVRLLTDGFLRDPSDGKEGSTHRSGLSPLGVAWTLSALSQCLPGGVFREILYKGEHVKLLTDMLSDMHLKALVAWTGLGGGKRGVRELINSVVDILAFPFVAVQSSPNMPSTSASINSGFLLNIGSPGGRIGTENKEMLKTIEHSMPQYIQILLEVGVPGCILRCLDYVNMEDLARPLAIVAKMVGYRPLALQLLREGLLNPRRVAKLLKGSLAKETLLDFLMIVSDLARMSKDFYEPIDKAGMVEFLKNFLSDEDPDIRAKACSAIGNMCRHSPYFYSPFAANKVIELVVERCSDPDKRTRKFACFAVGNAAYHNDMLYEELRGSIPQLTKLLLAPEEDKTKGNAAGALSNLVRNSDILCEDIVSQGAMQALLKMVSSFSTVALSPSRKDALTESPLRIVLFALRKMCDHTVCRLFLRSSELLPIIVHLRQSPDQTISEYASAIASKAYQA, from the exons ATGGGGGTGGATGATTACCATGTGGTGGAGCTCGTCGGGGAGGGATCTTTCGGGAAGGTGTACAAGGGGAGGCGCAAGTACAGCCGGCAG ACGGTTGCCATGAAGTTTATTCTCAAGCATGGGAAGACCGACAAGGACATCCACAACCTGAGGCAGGAGATCGAG ATTCTGAGGAAACTCAAGCACGAGAATATAATTGAAATGATCGATGCTTTCGAAACCCCTCAGGAGTTTTGTGTCGTCACAGAGTTTGCGCAG GGAGAACTATTTGAAGTGCTCGAGGATGATAAATGCCTTCCAGAGGAACAAGTTCAAGCTATTGCTAAGCAGCTG GTAAAAGCATTATATTATTTGCACTCCAATCGTATTATCCATCGAGATATGAAACCTCAGAACATCCTCATTGGAAAAGGATCTATTGTGAAG CTTTGTGATTTCGGGTTTGCTCGTGCCATGTCAGCTAATACTGTTGTTCTGCGCTCTATAAAAG GAACACCATTATATATGGCTCCAGAACTTGTAAGGGAACAACCTTATAACCACACGGCGGATTTATGGTCTCTTGGGGTCATCTT GTATGAACTATTTGTTGGGCAACCccctttttatacaaattcagtCTATGCACTTATACGCCACATTGTCAAG GATCCTGTGAAATATCCAGATAATATGAGTGCAAACTTTAAGAGCTTCTTGAAGGGTTTACTAAACAAG TTGCCTCAAAATAGATTAACCTGGCCAGCATTGTTGGAGCACCCGTTTGTCAAAGATGATTCAGTGGAATTTCTAGCT GATACTCAATCCACACCTTTTGAAGTAAAAAAATCTGAAGCCCCGCGGAAAGCAGatgaaattcaaacaacaaaGAACCAACCCTGCGCTACTGAACCCCCAA GTAGGAATACTGTTAACAATGGAGAAAATGACTATGATAAACAAAAAGGCAATAAAAAGGGTGGCCCTATGCCAGCTACAGAGGGTCATCATGGTTCATCTCCTGCTGCTATTTCTGATACTCCATCAG AGTGTACAGCTTTAGATAAGCTGGAAAAAACTTCACAAACAGCAAGCGGTGCTAGCAGCATTATTGCAGACAGGGAAGCACTCTCGACTGTCCTCAGTCCCATCAAAATTTGGTTGAGCAATCCTTCTACTCCACCGAG GGAGTTGAATATTGACGGTGCAAATCAGTCACTCAGAATTGTTAAAAATCTAATTGAAGCTGGGTCTTATCACTCTTGTGCAGCAATTGATGACATCATCTGTATATTTCTTGAGTTTACAAGTCTCATTATCAAAACGAAGCTTTCAGAAGCTTACAGCCTTGTAGTAAAG TGTCTTGCTATAGCACGGAAACTACTCGATACAAGTGAAGCTCTTGTGCTAAGTTCTTATGGCAGACACTGGTCATCCCTGTATGATCTTTATTCACAG ATTCTGGTTTCCACAGTTGATCCATCTGGAAGAATATCACGTGAGTCGACTGCATGTCTTGCCTTGATGTTATCTCGGGTCATTTCTGTGTTGAAAACAAGTATTTCTTCCGAGGGCCCAAATCCAGTTGAAGAAAGTCTCGCCAACATTATTGATCATGCAAGGAAGTCACAGTTACTAGAACTCTTGTGTGAATGTCTGATAGCTTCAGGTTCTGACATAATATCTGGTTCTACAAACATGGTGCCAGCAGCATGTGAGGCATGCAAGGCTATTTGGTATCTAGCTCATGCTGTTGACATTGTATCCCTTGGTGCGAACCATTTTTCATTTCCATTAGCTAGCTCATGGCGAAAAGGTCACTCAAAGTCTGATGGTAAAATGCAAGAGCAAGATTCATTGCCAGATTCTAACTCTACTAGTCTGATTAACATATTTGTCAAATCATTTCTGGCTTCGCGACAAATGCAGGTTGCAGTTTACCACTGCTTGCATAATGGTCTAGAGTCAGCTATTCACGCTTCTCTTCAG CTCATCTCAAGGGCCTGCCTGCTGAATCCGTCTTTCTGTGCTATCGTTTGTACTCCATTGAATTCCTCACTGGATGTCAATGAAGTAGAGTATGGTGGAGACGGGACAATTGTATCTGATATGTTCTCGTTGCTGTCACTGTGTGGTTCATATTTGAATAAGGAATCAAAGCAGAGTAATCAGAAATGTAAACTGTCTAATCCTCATGCCCTAGTAGTGCACTGTTGTCTTGCATTGGCAACAATAGCCGCATGTCTGAAGTCGGAGGGGAAATCTTCAGCGTCAATTATCTTAACGAGTTCCCACAAGAAACAGCGGTCTCGACTTTCCGTTCTTGCGCACCTCTCTTCAGTCGATGATACAGTGAAGAGTTGCCTGCAACCGCACTGTGCATCTGCAACACTTGCACTATCAACAATTATTTCACTTGAAAATGGAGGGCAAACAAGATCTTCTCTATGTGAAACCGCCCTTGCTTTGTTTCCTCGCATGGCAACAGTGCATACATTGCTGAAGCTTTGGCTATCTGATGGAAGTGAGGAACTTTGTCGATATAATGCTGGCTTACTGAATCTGTTTGGCCTTCGTGATGGGAGTATCGGGCTCTTGGAGACTAGATTGAAATGGGGTGGACCATTGGCTATCGAACAAGCCTGCTCAGTTGGTATCCCGCAGCTTCTAGTTCGCTTGCTTACTGATGGATTCTTAAGGGATCCCTCTGATGGGAAAGAAGGTTCAACACATCGCAGTGGATTATCACCATTGGGAGTTGCCTGGACTCTTTCTGCTTTATCTCAATGCCTTCCTGGTGGTGTTTTCCGTGAAATTTTGTATAAAGGGGAACATGTAAAGCTTTTGACTGACATGCTTTCTGATATGCATCTCAAGGCGTTGGTGGCTTGGACTGGCCTTGGTGGTGGGAAAAGGGGAGTGCGTGAGCTGATAAACTCAGTTGTCGATATATTGGCATTCCCATTTGTTGCAGTGCAGAGTTCTCCAAACATGCCATCAACATCAGCATCCATCAATAGTGGTTTTCTTCTCAACATTGGATCACCAGGGGGAAGAATTGGTACTGAGAATAAGGAGATGCTCAAAACTATAGAGCATAGCATGCCTCAATACATTCAAATCCTCCTAGAG GTTGGTGTTCCTGGGTGTATACTTCGCTGCCTTGATTATGTCAATATGGAAGACCTAGCAAGGCCCTTGGCCATTGTGGCCAAAATGGTGGGTTACCGTCCACTTGCTTTGCAGCTTCTAAGAGAGGGCCTTCTAAATCCACGTAGAGTAGCAAAGCTACTCAAAGGTTCTCTTGCCAAGGAGACTTTGCTCGACTTCCTCATGATAGTTTCTGATCTTGCTCGCATGTCCAAG GACTTCTATGAGCCAATTGATAAGGCAGGCATGGTTGAATTTTTGAAGAACTTTCTATCTGACGAGGACCCTGATATAAGAGCAAAAGCTTGCAGTGCCATTGGCAACATGTGCCGTCACAGTCCCTACTTCTATAGCCCATTT GCAGCAAATAAGGTGATTGAGCTGGTAGTCGAGAGGTGCTCTGATCCTGACAAACGGACTCGGAAATTTGCATGTTTTGCT GTCGGCAATGCTGCTTATCACAACGACATGctgtatgaagaactcagagGGTCTATACCCCAACTCACTAAGCTACTTCTTGCACCTGAGGAGGATAAGACCAAAGGCAATGCTGCAGGGGCACTGAGTAATCTGGTGAGGAACTCTGACATTCTCTGTGAAGACATCGTCTCGCAAGGCGCTATGCAG GCCCTGCTGAAGATGGTCAGCAGCTTCTCCACTGTTGCTCTGAGCCCCAGCAGAAAAGACGCCCTAACAGAATCGCCACTTAGGATTGTTCTCTTTGCGCTACGCAAGATGTGCGACCACACCGTCTGCCGGCTGTTCCTACGGTCGTCCGAGCTGCTCCCGATCATCGTGCACCTCAGGCAGTCGCCTGACCAGACCATATCTGAGTACGCTTCCGCCATCGCGAGTAAAGCGTACCAAGCCTGA
- the LOC100844440 gene encoding uncharacterized protein LOC100844440 isoform X2, translating into MLFSIYIHMRIHTFSLHGFIHIYPSFIRLRLHAAASPAPRDLEMAGCNGDSSASLIEQQEMVIEKKFGGIAPKKLLISKDRKRAYFDSADWVLDKQASNNSAQAAAAVESLKPKLERTPRHQLPPRNPACASS; encoded by the exons ATGCTcttctctatatatatacacatgcgCATTCACACGTTTTCTCTTCACGGATTCATCCACATATATCCATCCTTCATtcgtcttcgtctccacgCAGCTGCTAGCCCGGCGCCCAG GGATCTAGAGATGGCAGGCTGCAACGGCGACTCATCGGCCTCGCTCATCGAACAACAAGAG ATGGTAATCGAGAAGAAGTTTGGAGGGATTGCACCTAAGAAGCTTCTGATTTCAAAG GACCGTAAGCGCGCCTATTTCGATTCAGCGGACTGGGTCCTTGACAAG CAAGCTTCAAACAACAGTGcacaggcagcagcagcagtggaaTCCTTGAAGCCAAAGCTAGAG AGGACACCCCGTCACCAGCTTCCCCCTCGCAATCCGGCCTGCGCATCCAGCTGA
- the LOC100844440 gene encoding uncharacterized protein LOC100844440 isoform X1 has translation MLFSIYIHMRIHTFSLHGFIHIYPSFIRLRLHAAASPAPRDLEMAGCNGDSSASLIEQQEQMVIEKKFGGIAPKKLLISKDRKRAYFDSADWVLDKQASNNSAQAAAAVESLKPKLERTPRHQLPPRNPACASS, from the exons ATGCTcttctctatatatatacacatgcgCATTCACACGTTTTCTCTTCACGGATTCATCCACATATATCCATCCTTCATtcgtcttcgtctccacgCAGCTGCTAGCCCGGCGCCCAG GGATCTAGAGATGGCAGGCTGCAACGGCGACTCATCGGCCTCGCTCATCGAACAACAAGAG CAGATGGTAATCGAGAAGAAGTTTGGAGGGATTGCACCTAAGAAGCTTCTGATTTCAAAG GACCGTAAGCGCGCCTATTTCGATTCAGCGGACTGGGTCCTTGACAAG CAAGCTTCAAACAACAGTGcacaggcagcagcagcagtggaaTCCTTGAAGCCAAAGCTAGAG AGGACACCCCGTCACCAGCTTCCCCCTCGCAATCCGGCCTGCGCATCCAGCTGA
- the LOC106865777 gene encoding cytochrome c oxidase subunit 5C — protein sequence MHASSCPRCTSCGKHMAGGRVAHATLKGKAGPSVVKEIFIGLTLGLVAGGMWKMHHWNEQRKTRSFYDMLDKGQISVVVQE from the exons ATGCACGCCTCAAGTTGCCCACGATGTACATCTTGCGG CAAGCATATGGCAGGTGGCAGGGTTGCACATGCTACCCTCAAGGGCAAAGCC GGGCCGAGCGTGGTGAAGGAAATCTTCATCGGACTCACCCTAGGGCTGGTTGCCGGTGGTATGTGGAAGATGCATCACTGGAACGAGCAGAGGAAGACTCGATCCTTCTACGACATGCTTGACAAGGGTCAGATCAGCGTTGTTGTCCAGGAGTAG